The following proteins come from a genomic window of Pseudomonas sp. WJP1:
- a CDS encoding RNA pyrophosphohydrolase — protein sequence MIDPDGFRPNVGIILTNDAGQVLWARRINQDAWQFPQGGINPQETPEDALYRELNEEVGLEREDVEILACTRGWLRYRLPQRLVRTHSQPLCIGQKQKWFLLRLVSNEQRVRMDLTGKPEFDGWRWVSYWYPLGQVVTFKREVYRRALKELAPRLLARD from the coding sequence GTGATCGACCCCGATGGTTTCCGTCCTAATGTCGGGATCATTCTCACGAATGATGCCGGCCAGGTGCTATGGGCTCGCCGAATCAATCAAGATGCCTGGCAGTTTCCTCAAGGCGGGATCAACCCCCAGGAGACGCCGGAAGACGCCTTGTACCGCGAGCTGAACGAAGAAGTGGGCCTGGAGCGCGAAGATGTTGAAATACTCGCCTGCACTCGGGGCTGGTTGCGCTATCGTTTGCCGCAACGTCTGGTCAGGACGCACAGCCAGCCGCTGTGCATCGGCCAGAAACAGAAATGGTTTCTCCTGCGCCTGGTCTCCAATGAGCAGCGGGTGCGGATGGATTTGACCGGTAAACCGGAATTCGATGGCTGGCGCTGGGTCAGTTATTGGTATCCGTTGGGCCAGGTGGTGACATTCAAGCGCGAGGTGTATCGACGCGCCCTCAAAGAGCTTGCCCCGCGCCTTTTAGCGCGCGACTGA
- the ptsP gene encoding phosphoenolpyruvate--protein phosphotransferase, which translates to MLNTLRKIVQEVNSAKDLKAALGIIVLRVKEAMGSQVCSVYLLDPETNRFVLMATEGLNKRSIGKVSMAPNEGLVGLVGTREEPLNLENAADHPRYRYFAETGEERYASFLGAPIIHHRRVVGVLVIQQKERRQFDEGEEAFLVTMSAQLAGVIAHAEATGSIRGLGRQGKGIQEAKFIGVPGSPGAAVGTAVVMLPPADLDVVPDKTIVDIEAELGLFKTAIEGVRADMRALSAKLATQLRPEERALFDVYLMMLDDAALGSEVTTVIKTGQWAQGALRQVVTDHVNRFELMDDAYLRERASDVKDLGRRLLAYLQEERQQTLVYPDNTILVSEELTPAMLGEVPENKLVGLVSVLGSGNSHVAILARAMGIPTVMGLVDLPYSKVDGIGMIVDGHRGEVYTNPSDVLRKQFAEVVEEEKQLALGLDALRDLPCITVDGHRMPLWVNTGLLADVARAQKRGAEGVGLYRTEVPFMINQRFPSEKEQLAIYREQLAAFHPQPVTMRTLDIGGDKSLSYFPIKEDNPFLGWRGIRVTLDHPEIFLVQTRAMLKASEGLNNLRILLPMISGTHELEEALHLIHRAWGEVRDEGCDVPMPPIGVMIEIPAAVYQTKELARQVDFLSVGSNDLTQYLLAVDRNNPRVADLYDYLHPAVLQALQTVVRDAHAEGKPVSICGEMAGDPAAAVLLMAMGFDSLSMNATNLPKVKWMLRQINLSKARELLAELMTIDNPQVIHSSLQLALKNLGLARMINPAAIKPL; encoded by the coding sequence ATGCTCAATACGCTGCGCAAGATCGTCCAGGAAGTTAACTCCGCCAAGGATCTCAAGGCGGCGTTGGGGATTATTGTGTTGCGCGTCAAAGAGGCCATGGGCAGCCAGGTCTGCTCGGTCTACCTGCTTGATCCCGAGACCAACCGTTTCGTGCTGATGGCCACCGAGGGCTTGAACAAGCGCTCGATCGGCAAGGTCAGCATGGCGCCCAATGAAGGTCTGGTCGGCCTGGTCGGCACGCGTGAAGAACCCCTGAACCTCGAAAACGCCGCGGATCACCCGCGCTACCGCTACTTCGCCGAAACCGGTGAAGAGCGCTACGCCTCTTTCCTCGGGGCGCCGATCATTCACCACCGTCGCGTCGTCGGCGTGTTGGTCATCCAGCAAAAAGAACGCCGCCAGTTCGATGAGGGTGAAGAAGCCTTCCTCGTGACCATGAGCGCGCAACTCGCCGGGGTTATCGCCCACGCCGAGGCCACCGGTTCGATCCGTGGCCTGGGCCGCCAGGGCAAGGGTATCCAGGAAGCCAAGTTCATCGGCGTGCCGGGCTCGCCGGGTGCGGCGGTCGGCACCGCGGTGGTCATGCTGCCGCCGGCCGACCTGGACGTGGTGCCCGACAAGACCATCGTCGACATCGAAGCGGAGCTGGGGCTGTTCAAGACCGCCATTGAAGGCGTGCGTGCCGACATGCGCGCGTTGTCCGCCAAGCTCGCCACGCAGTTGCGCCCGGAAGAGCGCGCCTTGTTCGACGTCTACCTGATGATGCTCGACGATGCGGCGCTGGGCAGCGAAGTGACCACCGTGATCAAGACCGGGCAGTGGGCCCAGGGCGCGCTGCGCCAGGTGGTCACCGATCACGTCAACCGTTTCGAATTGATGGACGACGCTTACCTGCGTGAGCGGGCGTCGGACGTCAAGGACCTCGGTCGTCGCCTGCTCGCCTACTTGCAGGAAGAGCGCCAGCAGACCCTGGTCTACCCCGACAACACCATCCTGGTCAGCGAAGAACTGACGCCGGCGATGCTCGGCGAGGTTCCGGAAAACAAGCTGGTGGGCCTGGTGTCGGTACTCGGCTCCGGTAACTCCCACGTCGCGATCCTTGCCCGGGCCATGGGCATTCCGACGGTGATGGGCCTGGTCGACCTGCCGTATTCCAAGGTCGACGGCATTGGCATGATTGTCGACGGTCATCGTGGCGAGGTCTACACCAACCCCAGCGACGTGCTGCGCAAGCAGTTCGCCGAAGTGGTCGAGGAAGAGAAACAACTGGCCCTCGGGCTGGATGCACTGCGCGATCTGCCCTGCATCACGGTCGATGGTCATCGCATGCCGCTTTGGGTCAACACCGGCCTGCTGGCGGACGTGGCGCGCGCGCAGAAGCGCGGAGCCGAAGGTGTCGGCCTGTACCGCACCGAAGTGCCGTTCATGATCAACCAGCGCTTCCCGAGCGAAAAGGAACAGCTGGCAATTTACCGCGAGCAACTCGCCGCGTTCCACCCGCAACCGGTGACCATGCGGACCCTGGACATCGGTGGCGACAAGTCGCTGTCGTACTTCCCGATCAAGGAAGACAACCCGTTCCTAGGCTGGCGCGGCATTCGCGTCACCCTCGATCACCCGGAAATCTTCCTGGTGCAAACCCGCGCCATGCTCAAGGCCAGTGAAGGCCTGAACAACCTGCGGATCCTGCTGCCGATGATCTCCGGCACCCATGAACTGGAAGAAGCCCTGCACCTGATCCACCGGGCCTGGGGTGAAGTGCGCGACGAAGGCTGCGACGTACCGATGCCGCCGATTGGCGTGATGATCGAGATTCCAGCGGCGGTGTACCAGACCAAGGAGCTGGCGCGGCAGGTGGACTTCCTCTCGGTCGGTTCCAACGACCTGACCCAGTACCTGCTGGCCGTGGACCGTAACAACCCGCGCGTGGCCGACCTTTACGATTACCTGCATCCGGCGGTGCTGCAAGCCCTGCAAACCGTGGTGCGGGACGCCCATGCCGAAGGCAAGCCGGTGAGTATCTGCGGCGAAATGGCCGGTGATCCGGCGGCGGCAGTGCTATTGATGGCGATGGGCTTCGACAGCCTGTCGATGAACGCCACCAACCTGCCGAAGGTGAAGTGGATGCTGCGCCAGATCAACCTGAGCAAGGCCAGGGAACTGCTGGCCGAGCTGATGACCATCGATAACCCGCAGGTTATCCACAGCTCGCTGCAATTGGCGCTGAAGAACCTTGGGTTGGCGCGGATGATCAATCCGGCGGCGATCAAGCCCCTCTAA